The Amaranthus tricolor cultivar Red isolate AtriRed21 chromosome 6, ASM2621246v1, whole genome shotgun sequence genome has a segment encoding these proteins:
- the LOC130815795 gene encoding protein FAR1-RELATED SEQUENCE 1-like encodes MGNQIPHCEANLLPEINMMFDTLDDGLCFYKNYATAYGFEVRRFGEKKSNGVIMIKYCVCNRQGQRIVKSNTTRKCLHSRVNCHAIIGFRRTKNEKYVVFKFVEGYNHGFASPTTRLHMKGSSDMHIGKKKRKKNSPSFFFDFDVDDSKSLCLAQWTDGTCRRNYAFFGDSISIDATYSTNKDNEPYVFKSEWSKLQFDYKHHKMDKNVWLSTMYNIREMWVPAYFRSIYMGGLFRTTSTSENENNFLNFFVNKFLTIVKLQMRFQSVMDAQRHKFEILESKDKLFTPPLKTPLMLEKHVASIYTLAAVSLTLS; translated from the exons ATGGGGAACCAAATCCCTCACTGTGAAGCTAACTTACTTCCTGAAATAAATATGATGTTTGATACATTAGATGATGGTTTATGCTTTTATAAGAACTATGCAACTGCTTATGGCTTTGAAGTTAGACGTTTTGGGGAGAAAAAGTCTAATGGTGTTATTATGATTAAGTATTGTGTTTGCAATAGACAAGGTCAAAGAATTGTGAAATCTAATACTACGAGAAAATGTTTACATTCTCGTGTGAATTGTCATGCTATAATTGGTTTTCGTAGGACTAAAAACGAAAAatatgttgtttttaagtttgtagAAGGTTATAACCATGGTTTTGCATCTCCTACTACTAGATTGCATATGAAAGGTTCATCTGACATGcatattggaaaaaaaaaaag gaaaaaaaatagCCCTAGCTTTTTCTTTGACTTTGATGTTGATGATTCCAAATCACTATGCTTGGCACAATGGACTGATGGTACATGTAGAAGaaattatgctttttttggtgACTCTATATCTATAGATGCTACATATAGcactaataa GGACAACGAGCCATATGTATTTAAATCTGAGTGGTCAAAATTGCAATTTGATTATAAGCACCATAAGATGGATAAAAATGTTTGGTTGTCAACTATGTATAATATCAGGGAAATGTGGGTTCCTGCTTATTTTAGATCTATTTATATGGGTGGTTTGTTTAGGACTACATCAACGTCAGAAAATGAGAATaactttcttaatttttttgtaaataaatttcTCACTATAGTCAAGCTCCAAATGAGATTTCAAAGCGTAATGGATGCGCAACGTCATAAATTCGAAATACTTGAAAGTAAGGATAAGTTGTTTACTCCACCCCTTAAGACACCATTAATGTTGGAAAAACATGTTGCTTCTATATATACTCTTGCTGCTGTTTCCCTGACTCTTAGCTAG
- the LOC130815796 gene encoding GDSL esterase/lipase At5g45960-like — MLRSEDSRREKNPGRERKNSQKQSVNVLHSNSSIKSIFIFGDSSVDSGNNNNLITFYKSNQHPYGVDFPQQTPTGRFSNGRITTDFIASYTGIKGYVPSYLNSNLSLGDLITGVSFASGGAGYDPSTAAKNEVIDLAKQLQYFDEYKTKVEQIIGHERMERIIKHAAFVVSCGTNDIVFRYGTRNTSFQLPDHDDEISAYLHFLLRQSKLFLQDLIDRGAKKISVVSLPPVGCLPVIITLKSSIFKPRICAEVVSTLAKTFNQMLQQQIKIMQASQLTNTTLLYWDIYTPLEDQFNHPTKYGFEVVDRGCCGTGFIEGALSCNLWSNICNDRSKYLFWDAMHPTERSYYFLFQTLRPLIDYINNI, encoded by the exons ATGCTGAGAAGTGAGGATTCACGAAGAGAGAAAAATCCAGGAAGAGAGAGAA AAAATAGCCAAAAACAAAGCGTAAATGTACTTCATAGTAATTCATCTATTaaatcaattttcatatttggAGATTCATCGGTTGATTCAGGAAATAATAACAACTTAATTACCTTTTACAAAAGTAATCAGCACCCATATGGTGTTGATTTTCCTCAACAAACTCCAACCGGAAGATTTAGTAACGGAAGGATTACCACTGATTTTATTG CTTCATATACAGGAATTAAAGGATATGTCCCATCTTATTTAAACTCAAATCTTAGTTTGGGAGATCTTATAACGGGAGTTAGCTTTGCATCTGGAGGTGCGGGTTATGATCCTTCTACAGCTGCTAAAAAT GAGGTAATTGATTTAGCGAAGCAACTGCAGTACTTCGATGAATACAAGACAAAAGTAGAGCAAATTATTGGACATGAGAGAATGGAGAGGATCATTAAGCATGCAGCATTTGTAGTTAGTTGTGGCACAAACGATATCGTTTTCAGGTATGGAACTCGGAATACTTCGTTTCAGTTGCCTGACCACGATGACGAAATTTCAGCTTATCTTCACTTTCTGTTAAGGCAAAGCAAATTATTCTTACAG GATCTAATAGATCGTGGTGCAAAAAAGATATCGGTGGTAAGTCTACCGCCAGTGGGTTGCCTACcagtaataataacactaaaatCATCTATATTCAAACCTCGCATTTGTGCTGAAGTTGTGTCCACACTTGCTAAAACATTCAATCAAATGCtccaacaacaaattaaaatcaTGCAAGCTTCCCAACTAACTAACACAACACTCCTTTATTGGGATATTTATACACCTTTAGAAGACCAATTCAACCATCCTACCAAATATG GTTTTGAAGTTGTTGATAGAGGATGTTGTGGAACCGGCTTTATAGAAGGAGCATTGTCATGTAACCTGTGGTCAAATATATGTAATGATCGCTCCAAATATCTATTTTGGGATGCAATGCATCCAACTGAAAGATCGTACTATTTTTTATTCCAGACTCTTCGTCCTCTAATTGACTATATAAACAACATTTGA
- the LOC130815250 gene encoding peroxidase 19, translated as MFRIKTMFSIFSSISCSNTTIVILLCIIDTIVRGSSVKNSTGHHRQLSTDYYAKTCPQVEQLVGSVTSQLFKDSPAIAPATIRLFFHDCFVQGCDASILLSTKPGSKELAERDAILNKDLSNEAFEGINKAKALVETKCQGVVSCADILTISTRDYVHLAGGPYYEVKKGRWDGKTSKASLVSSNIPHNNATIDDILKLFASKGLSKEDFVVLSGAHTIGYSHCKYIKNRIYNYKGTQQPQPNIDPKLLRALKMYCPHHGGNEDVVVPFDVTTPYTFDHAYYANLEKNMGILVTDQLLYSDTRTKPIVQSLSKDKHKFFHAFAQAMEKMGTIHVKRGNKHGEKRIDCTSPL; from the exons ATGTTCCGAATCAAAACTATGTTCTctattttttcttcaatttcttgTTCTAATACTaccattgttattttattatgtattattGACACTATTGTACGTGGTTCCTCCGTCAAAAATAGCACTGGCCACCATCGGCAGTTATCGACAGATTACTACGCCAAGACATGCCCTCAAGTTGAGCAGCTTGTTGGTTCTGTAACGTCTCAGCTCTTCAAAGATTCCCCTGCAATTGCTCCTGCTACCATTAGGCTCTTCTTCCATGATTGCTTTGTTCAG GGATGTGATGCATCAATACTGTTATCAACAAAGCCTGGCAGCAAAGAATTGGCAGAAAGAGATGCAATACTAAACAAAGATTTATCCAATGAAGCATTTGAAGGAATTAACAAAGCCAAAGCCTTGGTTGAGACAAAATGTCAGGGTGTTGTGTCTTGTGCGgatattctaacaatttcaacgaGGGATTATGTCCATTTG GCAGGAGGTCCTTACTATGAAGTGAAGAAGGGGAGATGGGATGGAAAGACATCGAAAGCGTCCCTGGTATCCTCCAACATTCCTCATAATAATGCCACCATTGATGACATATTGAAGCTATTTGCGTCGAAAGGACTATCCAAGGAGGATTTTGTAGTTCTCTCAGGCGCACATACAATTGGGTATTCGCATTGCAAGTATATTAAAAATCGAATATACAATTACAAAGGTACTCAACAACCACAACCTAATATTGATCCCAAGTTGTTGAGGGCTTTGAAAATGTATTGCCCACATCATGGTGGTAATGAAGATGTTGTGGTGCCTTTTGATGTTACCACTCCTTACACTTTTGATCATGCGTACTATGCAAATTTGGAGAAAAATATGGGAATCTTGGTGACCGACCAACTCTTGTACTCAGACACCCGAACCAAGCCTATTGTTCAAAGCTTGTCCAAGGACAAACACAAGTTCTTTCACGCATTTGCACAAGCTATGGAAAAGATGGGCACAatacatgtcaaaagggggaacaAACATGGGGAGAAGAGGATAGATTGTACTTCGCCTTTGTGA